From a region of the Haloferax volcanii DS2 genome:
- a CDS encoding tripartite tricarboxylate transporter TctB family protein → MVIQKVGAVLDRIGLESVRSSPLSVFFILFSVVVVFFASQFPSGDGVGPSFFPIAVSVGIIFFAGIDVLTGSETELEISEFDFKPAAVVAGFLVAYVLVMPHLGFLVSTMVFMPVVLYYSNIHSKLLLAVLSIGFPIALFYIFGRIFLVRLPEGIIPVSRLLPQLPLAVTF, encoded by the coding sequence ATGGTGATTCAGAAAGTCGGGGCCGTCCTTGATAGAATCGGCTTGGAGAGCGTTCGTTCAAGTCCGCTGTCAGTCTTCTTCATCCTGTTTTCGGTCGTCGTCGTCTTCTTTGCGAGCCAGTTCCCGTCGGGTGACGGCGTCGGGCCGTCGTTCTTCCCGATTGCGGTGTCGGTCGGCATCATCTTCTTCGCCGGCATCGACGTGCTGACGGGGTCCGAGACGGAGCTCGAAATCTCGGAGTTCGACTTCAAGCCCGCGGCCGTCGTCGCGGGGTTCCTCGTCGCGTACGTCCTCGTGATGCCACACCTCGGGTTCCTCGTGTCGACCATGGTGTTCATGCCGGTCGTCCTCTACTACTCGAACATCCACTCGAAGCTGCTGCTCGCAGTGCTGTCGATTGGGTTCCCCATCGCGCTGTTCTACATCTTTGGCCGCATCTTCCTCGTTCGCCTCCCTGAGGGTATCATCCCGGTGTCTCGACTGCTGCCGCAGCTCCCACTGGCGGTGACCTTCTGA